A part of Acidicapsa ligni genomic DNA contains:
- a CDS encoding phosphoadenylyl-sulfate reductase, whose translation MSTSEIDSIHTQVNAKLDHVRAALAAEIGATHDVCLTCSFQAEDVLLTKLALELDPTIPVLFLDTGYHFRETYEYRDQIAKDWHLNLINLLPEKTVAEQELEHGLLYQSAPDQCCKLRKVEPLFKAVGEYRVWLTGLRREQAKSRAALEESALFTLPGGKQVLKLAPLAEWTTRDVWYACEQLAIPLLPLYERGFSSIGCEPCTTLPLDPNDPRSGRWAGRKVECGIHIEAASAK comes from the coding sequence ATGAGCACTTCAGAAATTGATTCGATCCACACACAAGTCAATGCGAAGCTGGATCACGTACGCGCCGCACTCGCTGCCGAAATCGGCGCCACTCATGATGTCTGTCTGACCTGCAGCTTCCAGGCAGAAGACGTACTGCTGACAAAGCTCGCTCTGGAACTCGACCCCACCATTCCGGTTCTCTTTCTTGATACCGGTTATCACTTTCGCGAGACATACGAATATCGCGATCAGATAGCTAAAGACTGGCACTTGAATCTGATCAATCTGCTGCCGGAAAAGACAGTAGCAGAGCAGGAACTTGAGCATGGCCTTCTCTATCAATCCGCGCCTGACCAGTGCTGCAAGCTACGCAAGGTAGAGCCGCTCTTCAAGGCCGTGGGCGAATACCGTGTCTGGCTCACCGGTCTTCGGCGGGAACAGGCAAAAAGCCGTGCAGCGCTTGAAGAATCCGCACTCTTCACCCTCCCCGGCGGCAAGCAGGTTTTGAAGCTCGCGCCTCTCGCAGAGTGGACCACTCGCGATGTCTGGTATGCATGCGAACAGCTTGCGATTCCACTTTTGCCGCTGTACGAACGAGGTTTCTCATCGATTGGATGTGAGCCGTGTACCACTCTTCCCCTCGACCCCAATGACCCGCGTTCAGGACGCTGGGCAGGT